In the genome of Oxyura jamaicensis isolate SHBP4307 breed ruddy duck chromosome 13, BPBGC_Ojam_1.0, whole genome shotgun sequence, one region contains:
- the SLC6A7 gene encoding sodium-dependent proline transporter: MQKIRQQHLRKPVTPELLVSPSSQDGDLGSECPEDRGNWTGRLDFLLSCIGYCVGLGNVWRFPYRAYTNGGGAFLVPYFIMLAICGIPIFFMELSLGQFSSLGPLAVWKISPLFKGVGMGTILIVSLVAIYYNMIIAYVLFYLFASLTSDLPWQHCGNWWNTELCLDHHVIKAGNTTFPVNTSNTVSPSEEYWSRYVLHIQGSSGIGDPGRIRWNLCLCLLLSWTIVYLCILKGVKSSGKVVYFTATFPYLILVMLLIRGVTLEGAWKGIRFYLTPQFDHLLSSKVWIEAALQIFYSLGVGFGGLLTFASYNTFHQNIYRDTFIVTLGNAITSILAGFAIFSVLGYMSQELGVPVNQVAKAGPGLAFVVYPQAMTMLPLSPFWSFLFFFMLLTLGLDSQFAFMETIVTAVTDEFPYYLRPKKASFSAVICIALFLMGLILTTEGGMYWLVLLDDYSAGFGLMVVVITTCLVVTRVYGIKRFCRDIHMMLGFKPGPYFRACWMVLSPATMMALLVYNIIKYQPSEYGTYRFPAWAEALGILMGLFSCLMIPAGMLVAVLREEGTLWERFQQASRPAMDWGPSLEENRTGAYVASLAGSQSPKPLMVHMRKYGGITSYENTAVEVDREIEEEEEEESMM; encoded by the exons ATGCAGAAGATTCGGCAGCAGCATCTCCGCAAG CCGGTGACACCGGAGCTCCTGGtgagccccagcagccaggacGGGGACCTGGGCTCCGAGTGCCCTGAGGACAGAGGGAACTGGACGGGCCGGCTGgatttcctcctctcctgcatCGGGTACTGCGTGGGGCTCGGCAACGTCTGGAGGTTCCCCTACAGGGCTTACACCAATGGAGGAG GAGCTTTCCTGGTTCCTTACTTCATCATGCTGGCCATCTGCGGGATCCCCATCTTCTTCATGGAGCTGTCGCTCGGGCAGTTCTCCAGCCTGGGGCCGCTCGCTGTCTGGAAGATCAGCCCCCTCTTTAAAG gcGTTGGCATGGGCACGATCCTCATCGTCTCCCTGGTGGCCATTTACTACAATATGATCATTGCTTACGTTCTCTTCTACCTCTTTGCATCCCTCACAAGCGACTTGCCCTGGCAGCACTGCGGCAACTGGTGGAACACCGAGCTGTGCCTGGACCACCACGTCATCAAGGCGGGGAACACCACCTTCCCCGTCAACACCTCCAACACCGTCAGCCCCAGCGAGGAGTACTGGAG CCGCTATGTTCTGCACATCCAAGGGAGCTCCGGGATCGGGGATCCCGGGAGGATCCGCTGGAACCTGTGTCTGTGCCTGCTCCTCTCGTGGACCATCGTGTACCTGTGCATCTTAAAGGGGGTCAAATCCTCCGGCAAG GTCGTGTACTTCACCGCCACCTTCCCGTACCTCATCCTGGTGATGCTGCTCATTCGCGGCGTGACGCTGGAGGGGGCCTGGAAGGGGATCCGCTTTTACCTCACGCCCCAGTTTGACCACTTGCTGTCTTCCAAG gtGTGGATTGAGGCAGCCCTGCAGATTTTCTACTCCCTCGGGGTAGGCTTTGGGGGCCTGCTCACCTTCGCCTCGTACAACACCTTCCATCAGAACATCTACAG GGACACCTTCATTGTCACCCTGGGCAATGCCATCACCAGCATCCTGGCGGGGTTTGCCATCTTCTCTGTTTTGGGATACATGTCCCAGGAGCTCGGGGTCCCTGTCAACCAAGTGGCCAAAGCAG GTCCTGGGCTGGCTTTTGTGGTGTACCCCCAGGCCATGACGATGCTCCCCCTGTCTCCGTTCTggtccttcctcttcttcttcatgCTGCTAACCCTGGGCCTGGACAGCCAG TTTGCCTTCATGGAGACCATCGTGACGGCAGTGACAGACGAATTTCCCTACTACCTGCGGCCGAAGAAAGCTTCTTTCTCGGCTGTCATCTGCATCGCCCTCTTCCTGATGGGGCTGATCCTCACAACAGAG GGCGGGATGTACTGGCTGGTCCTACTGGATGACTACAGCGCCGGCTTTGGGCTCATGGTGGTGGTGATCACCACCTGCCTGGTGGTGACGCGTGTCTACG gcATAAAGAGGTTCTGCCGAGACATCCACATGATGCTGGGCTTCAAACCGGGGCCCTACTTCAGGGCGTGCTGGATGGTCCTGTCCCCGGCCACGATGATG GCGCTGCTGGTGTACAACATCATCAAGTACCAGCCCTCCGAGTACGGCACCTACCGCTTCCCTGCCTGGGCCGAGGCCTTGGGCATCCTCATGGGGCTCTTCTCCTGCCTGATGATTCCCGCGGGCATGCTGGTGGCCGTGCTCCGAGAAGAAGGGACGCTGTGGGAG CGCTTCCAGCAAGCCAGCCGCCCCGCCATGGACTGGGGCCCGTCGCTGGAGGAGAACCGTACGGGCGCCTACGTGGCCAGCCTGGCCGGCAGCCAGTCCCCCAAGCCGCTGATGGTCCACATGCGCAAGTACGGGGGCATCACCAGCTACGAGAACACGGCCGTCGAGGTGGACCGGGAGatcgaggaggaggaggaggaggagtccATGATGTGA